Proteins from one Mercurialis annua linkage group LG7, ddMerAnnu1.2, whole genome shotgun sequence genomic window:
- the LOC126656770 gene encoding GPI-anchored protein LLG3-like gives MACNYNTLFYFIFFFLLIEFAISSSFISYDSLNAHEHLGRALLQAKKECNISFEGLDYSILTNNCKGPQYPVKPCCGALTQFACPYAETLNDRTNNCAETMFSYINLYGKYPPGLFANQCRGDKDGLACDDPKNKTSNAIQFGATQSLMLTAGFLGFFYFQLF, from the exons ATGGCATGTAATTATAAtacattgttttattttatcttcttcttcctcttaaTTGAATTCGCCATCTCTTCCTCTTTTATCTCTT ATGATTCTCTTAATGCTCATGAACATTTGGGTCGTGCCCTTCTTCAAGCCAAGAAAg AATGCAACATAAGTTTCGAGGGTTTGGACTATAGTATCCTCACAAACAATTGCAAAGGACCACAATACCCCGTGAAGCCATGCTGTGGAGCATTGACACAGTTTGCATGCCCTTATGCAGAAACCCTAAATGACAGAACAAATAACTGTGCAGAGACAATGTTCAGCTACATTAATCTCTATGGTAAATACCCTCCGGGCTTATTTGCTAACCAATGCAGAGGTGACAAAGATGGCCTTGCCTGTGATGATCCCAAAAATAAGACTTCAAATGCTATTCAATTTGGTGCTACCCAGTCTTTGATGCTCACTGCTGGATTTCTAGGGTTTTTCTATTTCCAGTTGTTCTAG
- the LOC126656771 gene encoding uncharacterized protein LOC126656771, which translates to MKKSGFFAASFAAAASATAMSASSSSSNTTFTCNSNLQNSHEEGKEQKRSASTEKFAPRFDGLRFIETLVTAHR; encoded by the exons ATGAAGAAATCAGGTTTTTTCGCGGCTTCTTTCGCGGCTGCTGCTTCTGCTACTGCCATGTCCGCTTCTTCCTCATCTTCCAACACTACCTTTACGTGTAATTCCAATTTGCAGAATTCTCATGAG GAAGGTAAAGAACAAAAAAGATCAGCTTCAACAGAGAAATTTGCTCCAAGATTTGATGGTTTGAGGTTTATTGAGACTCTGGTGACTGCTCATAGATAA